One genomic window of Eptesicus fuscus isolate TK198812 chromosome 6, DD_ASM_mEF_20220401, whole genome shotgun sequence includes the following:
- the LOC114228469 gene encoding olfactory receptor 7A10-like, with the protein MKQGNGTQISEFLLLGLSQALELQPLIFGLFLSMYLVTVLGNLLIILAVISDSHLHTPMYFFLSNLSLVDICFISTTIPKMLVNIQTQSKAITYEGCFTQMYFYILFAVLDSFILTVMAYDRFVAICHPLHYMVIMNPQLCGLLVLVSWIMSVLNSLIESLMVLGLHFCSDLEIPHFFCELNQLLQLACSDTFLNNIVMYFLAGLLGGGHLTGIIYSYSKILSSIDGIPSAQGKYKAFSTCASHLLVVSLFYGTSLGVYLSSPATQNAHSSATASVMYTVVTPMLNPFIYSLRNNDIKKALQRFLGR; encoded by the coding sequence ATGAAACAAGGCAATGGTACACaaatttcagaatttcttcttctgggACTTTCACAGGCACTGGAACTGCAGCCCCTCATATTTGGGcttttcctctccatgtaccTGGTCACTGTGCTtggaaacctgctcatcatcctggctGTCATctcagactcccacctccacacacccatgtacttcttcctctccaacctgtccttggTAGACATCTGTTTCATCTCCACCACCATCCCAAAGATGCTGGTCAacatccagacacagagcaaagcCATCACCTATGAAGGCTGCTTCACCCAGATGTATTTTTATATCCTATTTGCAGTGTTGGACAGCTTTATCCTGACCgtgatggcctatgaccggtTTGTGGCCATCTGTCACCCCCTACACTACATGGTCATCATGAACCCCCAGCTCTGTGGACTGCTGGTTCTGGTGTCCTGGATCATGAGTGTCCTGAATTCCTTGATAGAAAGCTTAATGGTGTTGGGTCTGCACTTCTGCTCAGACTTGGAAATCCCCCACTTTTTCTGTGAACTCAATCAGTTGCTCCAACTTGCCTGCTCTGACACCTTTCTTAACAACATCGTGATGTATTTTTTAGCTGGACTGCTAGGTGGTGGTCACCTTACTGGGATTATTTACTCTTACTCTAAGATACTTTCCTCCATAGATGGAATCCCATCAGCTCAGGGGAAGTATAAAGCATTTTCTACCTGTGCATCTCACCTCTTAGTTGTCTCCTTATTTTATGGTACAAGCCTTGGAGTTTACCTCAGCTCTCCTGCTACTCAAAATGCACACTCAAGTGCAACAGCCTCAGTGATGTACACTGTGGTcacacccatgctgaaccccttcatctacagtctGAGAAACAATGACATAAAGAAGGCCCTGCAAAGGTTCCTTGGCAGGTAA